The Nomia melanderi isolate GNS246 chromosome 6, iyNomMela1, whole genome shotgun sequence genomic sequence TCTCGATTCTGCCTAGAACGCACTTACTATAATCAGTATTAGTGTAGTGTCTAACCGTAATcacatttcttatttttaaacaaaaatttataactgTATAATGTGATGGTTAATTAATGCAGCATGATACTTATTAGTATTTTCGTCTTCCTACTTTAGTACTCAGAAGAAAATGTACACATTAATAATgtagaatttcaatttccatgATAATCGATTAAATTGAATTGCCAAATTCGTAGAGGACAATTAAAACGTTGATATAGAAAGAGACATTTTTCAcaattcgaataaaatcaaaaacgtaattaaataaaaaataacttgaaaaattgCGTTCAATACTTTGTGAATTTCCTTACCTCTAGTAATGAACTATAGAGTAGCATTTGCAATATTGATACACCATCTAAGATctacattaaaaagaaataaatttcaggTCTCTgattaacattttattgttcAAAGTCTCGCAAGTACATTTTTAGAGACTTCAGAAAATCCAGCAGATCTATTCTACATACTTCACAAAAtcgaggaaaatgaaattggaTCTTTCCAGGTCCCTAGAGTAGGAAGACACCTTAGCGGACCTTTTTGATCGTTTAAATGTGCTTCTGATTCTAGCGAATAATCTTGCGTATGATTCCACCAAAGATTTAGCGTTTCCAAAACTCGCTGCACAATAACAGCATTTTCTAACAAGGTTCTCCGCGCGCAAAAGTCAGTAAAACCTGTGCCTGCCATACCAGCTCGCTTTAAAGGAAGATCTTTGCGTTTGTGCGTGGACCGTGTGGATATAAAACATTGGTCGTCCATTTTGAACAGTATCGCTGAGAATCGGAGTCTATTAAAAATCAATGTGTACAGTCGCAGTAACTGCCGAAAGATACGAGAGAAAGTAAATACCGAAGAGAAGCTAGAACATTTATGGTAATTGCTTGCAGAGACCTATAGATTCgttcgaattttaatattaattagcgAATACGACACTCGAGAAGAAAATCATATTACGTCTTTATGTTAGAACAAAATCGCGCGAGTGTAAATTCTATAGCTACCGAGCAGCTTctgaaaacgaaaataattccaTGAGAAGCGACTAGGAGAAGGGACTTTTGAATGTGTTGCTTCCCCAAGCTTAAACTTTAGCACCCTTTCCGTTAATTGAAACATTCATTAGATTGTTGCGCATGAGAAAGCTGATTCCAAAATTCAAATGATTCTTCACCCGTTCGTTAgttcgtaatttttaatttctcatgTTTTATAAAATGCTTTCCTTATTGTGTATCtatcagaaaatttaataaagtctTGCAACGCTCCATTGAAAGCTTCGATTCAAGTTTCCGTTCTAGTACATCCGAAGGAAAtagttgaatcatttatttctaattacttGTAACAGCTATCTCCATTAATAATTCCCTTCCATAGAAGTAACACCGAACCTGTCGACAAAATTGCATTTTATGTGCAACAATTTAATACTCTATGACAACCTTTCATGTAACACGATATTAATGCATCTAAATCGACAAAATCTCACCAGTTCCTCCACAAATCATAATCCAGTTACACCTGTTACATCTGAGTTCTTCGTATCTAACAAATTATCGTCAAAATTTCTACATACACGGTTTAATTAtctcaaatatataaattactctctcacaaaaaaaaaagaacttccCCATGTTCGCCTTTCGGATACTACTCGCGGAAAGTTTAAGCTTGCAGATCGGATTGTCTGGACCGAGGGATGAGAGAGAAGGGAGATCGCGGACTGGTAGCAAAGATAAACTGGGACAGACCGTAAACATCACGCTGTCAAAGAAAGTGGAAGAACACGAGAGTTTCGATCGTCCAGGCGATGTGGGAAGGATCGAGCATGGCCGATCGTGTACACGAACATCCTGCTGCGCTGCCTCGTCGACGCGATGGCCGTCTGCGCGAGGGATGCGAGGATCACTTCGATCACGATCGACGGGATCCCGCTGTCGTCCAGATACCTGAACATCCTTTGCTTGGGTCTGAGGAACAACGAGACGCTGACACACCTGTCGTTAACGAGATGTCGTATAGGTGACGTCGGTTAGTATTATGTTCAAGCTTTAAACGTACgtttactttttttaatttttagattaaCTTCGTTGTATGATTTAGGGTGTCTAATGTATTTTGACCACGTTTCTTCTCGTCTCTATGTTCCTTGTATATGTTTCTCGCGTGTTCGTTTCTTATGAAGTCTTTTTTAGTtacgttatatttttattatataggtTGCAACAGCGTGCTGGAGAGTCTGGGGAACAATCCGAACCTCTGCATCCTGAACCTGTCGGGGTGTCGATTGACCAGGAGGAGCGCCATGAGCCTGTACCTGTTCTTGAAAAGGAGGGGAGCTGACTTGCTGCAGAACGTGTGGGTGGAGACATCTGCGGAGACGAGAGAGTACCATTCTGCTGGGAAGGTAAATCTTCTAGACTGTTTCTTTTGAGAATTTTGGGAAATTGTGAAGTTTCACTTTATGTTGTAATATGAATCggtaattaacgctagaactacgtaccggttaaaatgactggtttcagtttttgagtttcgtaattattggtatcttcaaagcattgaatattcgaaatgattttgaaaatagtttcacttgattactataatgaatgtctgaaaaaatgaatgtctgattacatttcaatcgtatcaaatgctcggtagttctaaaaCTATAGTTTGTTTCTAATTCCTtgtcatttttgttttaattatgcTTTATGTATCGTTGATTAACGAGAATGATTGTTCTTGTTTCAGGTCCAAGGGctacagaaattaattttaaatcaaaatccAAAATTTGGCGACAATGGCGTGCAACAGTTAATGTACGCAGTGAAATTCGATTGTTGGTTGAAGTCATTGAGTTTTAGACACTGCGGAATAACGAAACAGGGCGCggagaatataattaatgttttgCAATCGAACAGTGTTCTGAAAAAGGTAGACCTTACTCAGAATCGTATTCCTATCAATACTTTCCAAGTACTTCGGAAGATTTTGAAGAAGAGGCAGGAGACGGTGGAGGATAAACTATTGAAGAAACGGTGTTTCGTAAACTGGAAGAAAGCGTCCATTAAGCAGATgtttcagaaaaataatatccgAGGATCTGCATCTAGGAATGCGAAGCAATTGTTAAATGCATCGGTATGTTTCTTCGGTATCTGAATATTGAgttggaattttatttacttggaaataaatgaatatatgtgGCATACgttctatgaaatttaataaagtacgCATTTCATTATTGTTTCAGAGTAAACATAACCGGAATACTCTATCAAAAAATTATCCGTTCAAGAGATTTCCAAGAATTCGAGAAAGATCAAACCAATTAAAACGGATCAAGAACACGAAAAGAGAACCTATTTTGAAGAAGAAGAACTTGCGTATCCTGGAAGGACAATTACTGGATATAATTGATTCTAACACTAAATTAATGAAAGAGTGGATGGATAACAAAGCATTGCTGGCCACAGAACTGCAAGAAAGATCAAGAACAGAAAGCGAGATGAAGAATGTGTCGTCGCAGCTGAACGACCTAAAGAGTAAAGTGATCGTAGCTAATTTCCTTCGCTTAAAACTCAGCGATGAAAATGAACTGCTACAAAGGAATCTGCAACATTTTCTTGGGAAGTTAGAAAATCTTCTGATAACAGAGCAGCAGCCTGATGCTGAGAAATAGGAAACCGAAGATGTTTCGATTACGTAGCGATGCAGTTACCTGTCAGAAATCGAGCGGTGTCGAGAGATCAATTTAGGgagaatttaatgaattatgtgGTAGTTTTATTTCGGaacattgtacttttatttttccctgttGCTGGTGCAGCACAGATCATGCAAATATTATGAAAGagataaattcttttttcttttggtcttattcatttttattttaatgttatttataattgaaatcgtATACCTaacaatgtatttatataaactatTCAAGCTTCAAACTCATTGAAACATATTTAGAAACTTATCTAATGTACGTGATCGCTACGTGATGATACTTAAGTATTTCTAACATTCCAGCAGAGTATTGTGGAAAATAGTAGCCAAAAACGTCAGCAAATCTTTTGACAGGGGAAGTAAAAAGTATTAACTCAGTGAAATTCTGGTATAGCAAAAAGTTTTTTGACAACTTTCAATTAGatgttaatatataatgtttactGAAAATCTTCATCTCGATGTATTGtaataaagatattttgaaaaaaaaaacatcttTTATGTATCGATACATAATAATGTTCCATTGCAGGAATATGTCTTACTATAGTTTAAAAGAACCatagttttgaaaaattgaaataaaaggaaTTCAATCCACTCACTTGAGTTTACTTATTATTAAGACCTGTAAACTTCaagcatttattataataataaatactatcaaTGTATTGTAACAGTTAAATACAAgcgaataaagtaataaaaacacGAATTTCATTTCTACCCTTCCGAAATACCGTATATCATCACCACCATGTAAGATAGAACATTATTCTAAGATATTCGATCTTGCATTACATCGTACAACAGACATAAACCGAATCTTACATTCGCAGCCATTAGCTCGGCATTATTCTCCATATTTTGATACCGTATTAAGAATAACACCGAttgcccaggtctcaccacgtggaggttgctgcgaggagaccctgggaggtgggtggaaaatacaattccaccgacctcccgttctaattctacatcttattttaaacgcacTTATAGGTatcgcacttaataataatccctcggcggctgtcttctttcttgagtctgtacTGAAATGAAGGAATACatagaaataattagtaatatgggATTAATACAGCGTAATTAGTAAATGAAAcgatgtatcccacggcggacgatcgacgtcttctttcacacgcttaattctaacgcagttcagtcgcgaCGCATAAGTTTTATTacacaatcatcgcagtatagggagtgaatcaaggaagaagtccttgattcccgcatcaggcgaatcagagaagaagtctctgattcagcaggCGCAAAATGAGGGGATACAATCTCGATTCTAACATAGTTTCGCCTTATAAGACTACGcattggtcgcagatatgccgagcaattatcggaacaagaagcaaagggagcgggagagggtgacgcgagcaaaccatGATCAAAccagccagaccacagtcccgagctttaattccatcgacctccggcCTTAATTCTGAAACTTATCATTAGCGCACTTAGAACTATCAAATTTAATGATACACTGTTTCTTGAACCTGTACTGAAAAACAAAACcaacatatttgtaaaatggttAATTGTAAATGAGCTGCaacaacattaaataaaaattgtattatgaataaattagtgtgtcaatgttaaagtaaaattatattaagattAGAGTAAAACTAgactgaaattatattaaaagtagATTAGAGTTACAGCTGAAACAAGTAAacttaaattagaaaattaaagagTGTTTGTGTAGTAACACATGTTGCCACctgtaacaaaaattattacaatgtgattgtttttcaacgaaaataatattaatggagATGAGCCTAGGATTAGAGAAATTTAAGATCCCAAAGACGGGATCCCATTTCGCGGACGGGATCCCATTAGATGGATCCCATAGACATGATGTACTCTTCCAACAGGAGGGTTCCATGTTAAATGGCTGCAGCTTCTACCTTCACAGAATGCCATCTTCTATCCCTCTCAGTTctttctgcaacagaaactgccTTATTGGATTAGtagatgaatataatttaagaaatgtagTCTAGAATATGGGGTACAATTTTTACAGTTaccttaaataaaaatgaaagtataCCATTTTCCCCGTAGAATATCATCCCATATTCCTCTCAAGTatttctgcaacagaaacttaCTTCATTACATAGTAAATTTTGATCAATTACATGAATTTGAATAGAAGGAGGTATGTTTAAAAATtgggactgtccactctgtATATCACGTGCTATCAAAATCCCGAGAGTGGACTAATTCATTCGCGACACTAATTTACAaagtttacaaatatttcaataataaacgcgagaggtgcGTTACTGTTCGCTgcattaaataatgtaatattcaaAGATCTCAATAAGATACGCGAAAAGTGtatgattaatcgcaacgctgctttagaaatataataaaataactacGCGAGGGTGTCAGTATCAATCGCAACtctaatttgtttaatatgaaGTGAATAACTTGCGTGCACCTGTTTCATTATACGCAACGCTACATTTGAGAACACGGAGCAGCCGTTTTGACTGCAAAGAACCACTGTTCGCAGTACCGCAAACTGCGTtttggttcttatggttccagcatattattgagcatttaatataacgCAACTCTAAGTCAACGCGAAAAATAtattgtcgcgacactaagaagaACGCGATGTATTGATATCGTGACGCTACTTTAATAAATGAACAtagtattgaataaattatgttctatcaaacgcgtttattcaattattcgcaacgctactttaaaaTAGAAAGAACTACGTGCTAGTTAATATAATTGCGCTTTATATTCAGTAATATTAAAATCAGACGATCGatgtttgtcatacgcaaagctATCGTTAAAGCAATTTGAAAAAACAAGTGTAAAAAtcaattctaatcgaaatcgcgaatatatcattcgcaactctaaTTCAAACCGTAATGCttgtctcgcaacgctaattaaaaatcgcgaaatgctcattgttggacgttggggcggctatggccagcccgatACATCTACGcctacttctactactaccaccaccatttctactgaagctaaagtgagtgcagtgacaaagtagtaacataaaatgacgctccatctccatgctaagatcgagcgccattaatagttgccctcttgagcgacattttgtcggggcctcttcggcatacgcctcttcttttcttcggcagtccgccatttctgaaaccctaagcttgctcgatagcgaatgaCCAATGACTCGGAATCGGTCATTgaccattcgacagtgcaatcgagcaagttcgaacgtttcgcctattcgcgcctaataccgatcgcgatcgcggtatctatgtggaacttgaaaagtcgagatcaagattgatcagcaaacggcatgctccgttttactatcaactttgaactaatttttcaagttccccggtaactgaccatcgtgcagaaacgaaggccagcaccggcccctgcctacttaaatctaacattcattccagagagtatgctacctgcctacctatagctatatttaaaaaaggggcaagagactcattctcacaaacacacatcactccacgattgtctctgatgcacccgggtgcgaaTGAACCTAACGTCCagagagaacgtcccgggacgttcactaacaaccacattcatactctagtatatcaattcctgaaatcgactggcaatggttaacgatctttgagaaaatattttacttggcacgaacaattaattgaaattaatataattctacccttctttatgtcgtttggtaacgtatggacgatcaaagtattctaatatgttaatattcgtactctactgagtaagggaataaggaaaagtgtgtatatattccacaaataatttatttatttcatttacagtaactggaatatatacgtataaagagtATTCATGATATTATGaagtccgacgcatttccacttcctaaccacacacacacacaagtggataatacgtcgtGCATAATACGTTAACCATTGtcaatcgctcacatgtttaaataataacaatttcatcatgcccattgctctcaccctcccaagtagcacctgggcacgtgagagagatcgagcaaggaacatggaaacaatatcctgaaaatcctagctataaaatcatgttagcTTCTAATTTTTCTGACGGACTAAAGTTCTTTGCTTTTCAACATAATTGactcaaaattaagaatttaattgtcTAATTTTATAAATGGTAAGTCTActaatatatgaatattgtaatatgcaaaaaaagaataagagaaattgaaatttaatggaaatgagactttaagtaaaatttcaacaagaatgaatctattttaaacttttaacacattttcaaaaatcctcaggtgatccctttgtcgaagcagctgtttctaatatcagaaGAATGTATTACAAGgtagttgcttcgattcagagacctacccaccgcgaaatgttttcttgtacgatagTTACTATGATATTCCAGcgattaaatgaactttaacgcgaatagtcaatcatttcaatcgatTGTATCTTAGTCGAAATGTAGGAATCGAGAATTAGACCgaacctattgatacaattaatgtaccactaagttctcagtcatattatcttaatattcaatgttgaaggttGTTTATATCTTATATACGAAACTACAAAGTAAAGTTATGCTACTCGTAATGCGATAAAAAGTCAGAGTATGGTTGCTAATATTTGCAGTTAactttaaacgcgacgtacaagaaaaccctatcctatctaataaataaaccaaaaaatgttactactctcgggtatgccccgagaggcatatccgaggccactgcactcacaaaatcaaaaactactaaaatggtaccaccagtcaccggtgcCGTTACGGAgcattcgtcctacgacatgatcggtgaccggatttaaaaagaaagagcatgcgactcaccgatcgctgttcgcaatcggtacGTAGCTTAGGAAGAGCCGAGGACAATTGGTATTCATCAGTACTGGCCACCATGGAACTGCATTACTCTCTACTGATCGGTGGTAGTACTGGTCACCAGTGCCCCAGAGTGAAGGTAGCAGTAGACCactgatgcccagagaggtccagggtgGTCGAAGGTGGTCGAAGGTGGTCGAAGGTGGTCGAAGGTGGTCGAAGGTGGTCGAAGGTGGTCGAAGGTGGTCGAAGGTGGTCGAAGGTGGTCGAAGGTGGTCGAAGGTGGTCGAAGGTGGTCGAAGGTGGTCGAAGGTGGTCGAAGGTGGTCGAAGgtagtccaggatagtccaggatagtccaggatagtccaggaagCACCAGGCGAGCTCAGGAGGGTCTACTGGTCCTCTCCGATCCTCCCAGTTCAGGAGTTCGCGACGAACTGAGCCCTCGGCTGTCAAGAccgtccttataaggtcgaaggtccccGATGTTAGTGGGGATGTTCCTGAGGTCGTTAAGGTCCCCGATGTTAGGGGGGATGTTATTGACGTCGTTTTCGCAAACACTCttttgtttaaccgtttgaatttGATGATATTATAGGAATTTTTTACTTGTGACGATAAATTAACACCTGAGAGCGTAAAAAACACGTTTACCGGATCACATTTTTATGGAGTAGTATTTCGGTCGTACCAgaggaaaaaataaattgttcaaaAAGCAAGTTTTCCGTAAATCATCAAGTAAAAATAGCATACATTAATGTGTTTGTAAGATTAAATGTTTCCATATTACATCATTTAACAATCTGTACAATCTTTTTggtcatttatataaatatataattaataaaactagttTCAGACAGAAATATGTACATTATTACGTTGTATGATAATTTACAGGATAAATCCATCTATAAGAAGATGTTGATTGATTTATGTCCGCGAATTAAtggaaattatgttttataatattcgatgaaaattcttcCCATCGTTCAAACATCCCCGCCGCATCCATTTGTCGTCGCCAAGTTGGGTAACACACTCCACACTACTGCATAAAGATGTTCCAGTGGTATATGTCTACCATTTCGCCGACAGCTGCTATTCAATTCAATCGGTTTTACGATTTCTTTTCTTCGAAGCATTCGAAACTCCATTTTGGCTCTACAGCTCGGAGTTTTTGTCAGTGAACAATGGCATACTTGTAATGAAGATGttatagaatattgtaattgtgaaattcaatattgtaaaTCGAAGTTCGACCAATTCAGAATGTTatcttgttaaataaaatacttacatGAGAATTGTGCACAAAGAAACGTACTGACGTAGAATTAAATCGCTCGTTGACCTCGTATTATCCCCTAATGATCTGCCAATTT encodes the following:
- the LOC116434101 gene encoding uncharacterized protein LOC116434101: MAVCARDARITSITIDGIPLSSRYLNILCLGLRNNETLTHLSLTRCRIGDVGCNSVLESLGNNPNLCILNLSGCRLTRRSAMSLYLFLKRRGADLLQNVWVETSAETREYHSAGKVQGLQKLILNQNPKFGDNGVQQLMYAVKFDCWLKSLSFRHCGITKQGAENIINVLQSNSVLKKVDLTQNRIPINTFQVLRKILKKRQETVEDKLLKKRCFVNWKKASIKQMFQKNNIRGSASRNAKQLLNASSKHNRNTLSKNYPFKRFPRIRERSNQLKRIKNTKREPILKKKNLRILEGQLLDIIDSNTKLMKEWMDNKALLATELQERSRTESEMKNVSSQLNDLKSKVIVANFLRLKLSDENELLQRNLQHFLGKLENLLITEQQPDAEK